The segment TTTTGTTGCATGAGATGAATTTTACCATTACCCTAGTGCAGCACTTAGCTATCATAGAACATTAATTAAGTGACCTGTtgcaaaagacaaaaaattaagtgaccaattaatttttaaagtgaATGAAAAAAGCATTAGAGATTTCATGTTGTGTAATATGGTCGTATGCTTGGAATATTTCAActaaagtaaattaatttaggaAGTTTCATTCTGTTTGGAAGATTCATAACTGATTTAGGAAATACGTGACAAATTTGAACAGGTTCACCTGTCTGAGAAGTGGAGAACAATCTCATACCATCAGAAATATTCAAAAGTTTTTGACCGTTGTTTCCTTTTTTAAGCAATTAATAGtcaattaattaacaaaataattgtGCATTTGTGCAAAAGTCATAGCAAACATAAcctaaggatagaaaaaataCCCTAATAAAACACAGTAAAGACCTTGAGGGGTTGGTGAGATTTTACAGCCCAAGTTCAAATTttcacacatcatatatatatatatgttatatatgtacttcactttttcttcttcattttgctGTTATATATGCTGATACACAGCATATAATTTTGTGGTTTTGTGGGAGTTGGGGTTGGGCCTGGGGAATGGAAGGGTTTGTTGGTAGTGGCTAAAACTCCAGTGAACAAAACAAGCGGTGGAACTTTGAAAATGCATCAGATTGAATTGGGAAATGTAAAGGATGGGAGGCTCCACGAATGAAGTTTTGCGAGATACTATAAGTCCATACCTACAAAGCAATTGAGCCAAACTAAGACAAATCTGCTAGAACCACCAGTCCAAGTCAACCCTAAATCCTTTAGGAGGACGAGACTTCTATATAGTACGCCCATTGCTTATGGGATTCCCTCTCTTCCTCctgctctctctctccccctctccctctctctccctctctatcTCTCTCAGTCATATCTCTGGAGTTGGATGTTTGTATTTATATAGAGAATTTCAATGAGGAAACCTTGCTGTGAGAAGAAAGATACAAATAAAGGAGCTTGGTCGAAGGAGGAAGACCAGAAGCTTATTGATTACATCCAAAAGCATGGTGAAGGTAGCTGGCGCTCACTTCCACAAGCGGCAGGTAAACCTAATATGGACTGATGAATTAGAGTTTTCCTTCATGacgagattttttttttttttttttaatttttttgttagagATATTTTCCCCatcatcattttccttttcgTTAGTATTTTGATGAAATCCTTAAAGAATGATATGATTACGTGACTTAATATTACGTTTCATTCATAAGCAGGCTTGCTTCGTTGCGGCAAAAGTTGCCGGTTGAGATGGCTAAACTATCTAAGGCCAGACCTAAAGCGAGGCAACTTTgctgaagatgaagaagaccTCATCGTCAAACTCCATGCTCTCTTAGGAAACCGGTGTGTTATCTTAAAGATTATCAATCAAACATTTCTATAGTTCCTTCAGAACTAACATGAGAAGAAAATTCAAGATACAAACCTAAATCTTcaaaaagtaagaaaaacaaGTTGCAGCTTTTTAGCCCTAGATTTTCATTTCGTGAAGGGCAATTGATGAATAATACTCgtcatattgtttattttaattaatatccTTAAAATTCCATGtacatataaagaaaattatttatgtcTGATTACTCTCTGATGATCACTATGCTAATTGAAGTTTGCATGATTTGTTTAGATGGTCCCTGATAGCGGGTAGATTGCCAGGAAGGACTGACAATGAGGTGAAGAATTACTGGAATTCTCATCTAAAGAGAAAGCTCATAAGGATGGGTATCAATCCTGATAAGCATCATGTAAGACAGTCCATTTCTCGTCAACACCCGGTAACACCTCATGGCAAAAAGGATCAGTTATCCAACGATGCAACTTTCCTAGTCAAGAAAACAAGTGGGTTGCCTGATTTGAACCTCAATCTCACCTTGTCTAATAATATTGTGGAATAGAGGCCACAACACATGCGTAGCTTATGATAATTAATCTTAACATGAATCTTATATATGGAATAGGCCAGCCCATCTTCCTCTCTTAGATGGGACGCTAGCTTAGTCCCTCTATATGCATGGAATCTGATTGGGAATGCATTTGCATTGTggtatgtatatgtatattagGTTTTCTGCTTGTGTAAGAAGAAATTTCCTAACAATTTGTATGTACTGCAGAAAGAAATAGAGTTAAAGATATATAACCAAGCTAGGGATGAAAGGGCTTAATGGTGCACTCTCTAGCACAATATATATTAGCAACTATGGAAGGTTTGCTTGTAAGTTGAGGAGATTTGAAGGTTCATGTAAGTAGAAATATTGATGATTGTAGAAACAGTTAAATGTTCCTGAGAAGATAATCTCGTGTAGCTATATGGTTTTCCTCTATTTCAAAGCTGTTGTATCATTTATGTAAATCATAATTTTAGGCCATACTACTAATACAGTAAACGGCATTCCCAAATAAGTTGTGTGCTTTAGAGCTTCAGATCCAGATCTGCAATGACAATTGACTGAG is part of the Vitis riparia cultivar Riparia Gloire de Montpellier isolate 1030 chromosome 17, EGFV_Vit.rip_1.0, whole genome shotgun sequence genome and harbors:
- the LOC117905232 gene encoding transcription repressor MYB6-like — its product is MRKPCCEKKDTNKGAWSKEEDQKLIDYIQKHGEGSWRSLPQAAGLLRCGKSCRLRWLNYLRPDLKRGNFAEDEEDLIVKLHALLGNRWSLIAGRLPGRTDNEVKNYWNSHLKRKLIRMGINPDKHHVRQSISRQHPVTPHGKKDQLSNDATFLVKKTSGLPDLNLNLTLSNNIVE